A part of Pyramidobacter porci genomic DNA contains:
- the xerA gene encoding site-specific tyrosine recombinase/integron integrase encodes MKHELATEVMQQMLPYLDNAQLKQLRQVLEQTLFHYEVTGNIVKPEEDDSNELVMMFIAAKRIEGCSEKTLKYYQTTIDAMLSSLPKNVRHILTEDLRTYLTEYQSKNQSSRVTIDNIRRILSSFFSWLEDEDYIIKSPVRRIHKVKTASNIKETYSDEDLEKMRDNCKEIRDLAMIDMLASTGMRVGEMVLLNRNDIDFSERECVVFGKGDKERIVYFNARAKLHLKAYLDSRKDANPALFVTLRAPHERIQIGGIEHRLRNMGKRLNISKVHPHKFRRTLATMAIDKGMPIEQLQRLLGHQRIDTTLQYAMVKQSNVKIAHKKYIG; translated from the coding sequence ATGAAGCATGAATTGGCGACGGAAGTAATGCAACAGATGCTCCCATACCTCGATAATGCGCAGCTGAAACAGCTGAGACAGGTGCTGGAACAGACGCTCTTTCATTATGAAGTGACCGGCAACATAGTAAAGCCAGAGGAGGATGACAGCAATGAGCTTGTAATGATGTTTATAGCCGCCAAGCGGATCGAAGGCTGCTCAGAAAAAACACTAAAATATTATCAGACCACGATTGATGCAATGCTGTCATCTCTCCCAAAGAATGTCCGGCATATCCTTACGGAGGATCTACGGACATATCTGACGGAATATCAAAGCAAGAATCAATCCAGCCGCGTGACGATTGACAATATCCGCAGAATCCTGTCCAGCTTCTTTTCGTGGCTTGAAGATGAGGATTACATCATAAAAAGTCCAGTGCGCCGTATCCATAAGGTTAAAACGGCAAGCAACATCAAGGAAACCTACTCGGATGAGGATCTAGAAAAGATGCGGGATAACTGTAAGGAAATCAGAGATTTGGCAATGATCGATATGCTGGCTTCAACTGGAATGCGAGTTGGAGAAATGGTCCTTCTGAACCGCAATGATATAGACTTTTCAGAGCGGGAATGCGTGGTGTTCGGTAAAGGAGATAAGGAGCGCATTGTTTACTTTAATGCCAGAGCAAAACTGCATCTGAAGGCGTACCTTGACAGCAGGAAGGACGCTAATCCCGCGCTCTTTGTAACATTGAGAGCGCCTCATGAGCGGATTCAGATTGGAGGAATAGAGCACAGACTCCGCAATATGGGCAAACGACTGAACATTTCTAAGGTACATCCACATAAATTCCGACGGACACTGGCGACAATGGCGATTGATAAAGGAATGCCTATAGAGCAGCTTCAGAGGCTCCTTGGGCATCAACGAATAGATACGACCTTGCAATATGCGATGGTCAAACAGAGCAATGTAAAGATAGCTCATAAGAAATATATAGGTTAG
- a CDS encoding restriction endonuclease subunit S, translating to MGEWLEKRMDDIAEFNPRESIKKGAIAKKIAMDKLQPFCRDVSRFEMEPFSGGTKFRNGDILMARITPCLENGKTARVDVLDEDEVGFGSTEYIVLRAKERNDPDFTYYLVTSSLVREPAIKSMVGSSGRQRIQTDVLQKLKVKVPDLKSQQAIAGILKSLDDKIAANRRVNENLEEQVSLLYVAQFEEFIPHDGVHPSSWKQGILADIASITSGKRPPMKSADRTDVATIPLVGAASVMGFTSDFNHKDKILVTGRVGTHGVVQRFNSPCWTSDNTLVITSDFYEYVYQVLQRIDYHSLNRGSTQPLITQGDMNKVVVLIPDAESLHNFESTAGQLMELYEVNLSENRRLAELRDTLLPRLMSGELDVSDLDL from the coding sequence ATGGGAGAATGGCTCGAAAAAAGAATGGATGATATAGCTGAGTTCAATCCTCGTGAATCGATAAAAAAAGGCGCTATTGCAAAAAAAATCGCAATGGATAAGTTGCAACCTTTCTGCCGAGATGTTTCTAGATTTGAAATGGAGCCGTTTTCTGGCGGAACAAAATTTAGAAATGGCGATATCCTTATGGCCCGGATTACGCCTTGCCTCGAAAACGGCAAGACTGCAAGAGTTGATGTGCTTGATGAGGATGAGGTTGGATTTGGATCAACTGAATATATCGTGCTCAGAGCTAAAGAGAGAAACGACCCAGACTTTACCTATTATCTGGTTACAAGCTCTCTAGTCAGAGAACCTGCCATAAAATCGATGGTAGGATCATCTGGTAGACAGAGAATTCAGACTGACGTGCTTCAGAAGTTAAAAGTTAAGGTCCCAGATTTGAAAAGTCAGCAAGCTATAGCAGGAATCCTTAAATCTTTGGATGATAAAATCGCAGCCAATCGGAGGGTAAACGAGAATTTAGAGGAGCAAGTTTCCTTGCTATATGTAGCACAGTTTGAAGAATTTATCCCTCATGATGGTGTTCACCCTTCTTCATGGAAACAAGGTATATTAGCAGACATTGCATCTATAACAAGTGGTAAACGTCCTCCTATGAAATCAGCAGATAGAACCGATGTTGCAACAATTCCTTTGGTTGGTGCCGCCTCCGTAATGGGTTTTACTTCTGACTTTAATCACAAAGACAAAATTCTTGTCACTGGTCGTGTTGGAACACATGGCGTGGTTCAGCGTTTCAATTCGCCTTGTTGGACTTCAGATAACACTCTTGTTATTACAAGCGATTTCTACGAGTACGTCTACCAAGTTTTGCAAAGAATAGACTATCATTCTTTGAATCGCGGCTCTACTCAACCACTAATCACACAAGGAGATATGAACAAGGTAGTTGTACTCATCCCCGATGCAGAATCGCTTCATAATTTTGAATCCACTGCTGGTCAGCTCATGGAATTGTATGAGGTTAACTTGTCGGAAAATCGCAGACTCGCTGAATTGCGAGACACCTTACTACCACGCCTAATGTCCGGGGAACTTGACGTTTCCGACCTCGACCTCTAA